In the genome of Carnobacterium pleistocenium FTR1, one region contains:
- a CDS encoding nuclease-related domain-containing protein, with amino-acid sequence MILTDNTLYLYEIKNYSGEYYYGEEMLVKIPDFKVSNPLVQVQNTKNKLTIFLKELRYDIEIKAFAVYVNPEFTLFNAPKDEGMLLLSQLKNHFDQLKKESKPLTAAHKKLVVDLIDYQTNPMLFIKDIPNYSFVSLRKGIGCEKCSSFDLKLHRTYYHCRSCDYESSINSALLSCIKEYQRLFPNDKLTAAILYIWCAEMVSKKRIQRTLKLLV; translated from the coding sequence ATGATTCTGACTGACAATACACTTTATTTGTATGAAATAAAAAACTATAGTGGAGAGTATTACTACGGAGAAGAAATGCTAGTCAAGATTCCAGATTTTAAAGTGAGTAATCCTTTAGTTCAAGTACAAAATACTAAAAATAAACTCACCATCTTTTTGAAAGAACTCCGCTATGATATCGAAATCAAAGCCTTTGCTGTCTATGTTAACCCAGAGTTCACCTTATTTAATGCACCAAAAGATGAGGGCATGCTACTGCTTTCACAACTGAAAAATCATTTTGATCAACTTAAAAAGGAAAGTAAACCCTTGACTGCAGCCCATAAAAAACTAGTTGTGGATCTAATTGATTATCAAACTAACCCTATGCTATTCATCAAAGACATTCCAAACTACTCTTTTGTTAGTTTACGCAAAGGGATTGGCTGTGAAAAATGTAGCTCATTTGATTTAAAGTTGCATCGAACCTACTATCATTGCCGATCATGCGATTATGAGAGTTCGATCAACTCTGCACTTTTATCGTGCATTAAGGAATATCAACGCCTTTTCCCGAATGATAAGCTGACTGCTGCGATACTCTATATTTGGTGTGCTGAAATGGTATCGAAAAAAAGGATCCAAAGAACGCTTAAATTACTTGTTTAA
- a CDS encoding polyphosphate polymerase domain-containing protein, producing MANYQSVFERKETKYLITYDQWGQLMKELRPHMELDKYGKYLITNIYYDTQDWYLIRHSMSKPVYKEKVRLRSYGVPTEKDPVYIEIKKKFDGTVYKRRAKMRLNQAETFLAHQEKLAVVSDNQKIHEFESVLSFYPDLKPAMYLSYKRLAYFDKVDDSIRITFDQEILYRTEDLFLSSGSYGQPILPENHLLMEIKICGAMPVWLARILSRNKIFPAKFSKYANGYQNHLKTQEKTIMEVREREVYSA from the coding sequence ATGGCTAATTATCAAAGTGTTTTTGAACGCAAAGAAACGAAGTATTTAATTACGTATGATCAATGGGGTCAATTGATGAAGGAGCTTAGACCGCATATGGAATTGGATAAATACGGAAAATATTTGATCACAAATATTTACTATGATACCCAAGATTGGTATTTGATACGCCACTCAATGAGCAAGCCGGTCTACAAAGAAAAAGTTCGATTGCGTAGCTACGGGGTACCAACTGAAAAAGATCCAGTATATATTGAAATCAAGAAAAAATTTGATGGGACAGTCTATAAAAGAAGAGCAAAAATGCGATTAAACCAAGCAGAAACGTTTTTAGCGCATCAAGAAAAACTAGCTGTTGTCAGCGATAACCAAAAGATACACGAGTTTGAATCAGTTCTATCTTTTTATCCAGATTTAAAGCCAGCTATGTATTTATCTTATAAAAGATTGGCTTATTTTGATAAAGTGGATGACAGTATCCGGATCACCTTTGATCAAGAAATTTTGTACCGTACGGAAGATTTGTTTTTGTCATCCGGATCGTATGGGCAACCGATTTTGCCAGAAAATCATTTATTGATGGAAATCAAAATTTGCGGTGCCATGCCAGTATGGCTTGCACGTATTTTATCAAGAAATAAAATTTTCCCGGCAAAATTTTCAAAATACGCTAATGGATACCAAAATCATCTAAAAACGCAAGAAAAAACAATAATGGAAGTAAGAGAAAGAGAGGTTTATAGTGCATGA
- a CDS encoding NERD domain-containing protein: MFRSREKSDLLVIMETLAIRGTLSNKQQQYLQHLQKGFAGEQAFDQMTTQLKDNFFILTDLFLQPHLSNTFQMHFKCISN; this comes from the coding sequence ATGTTTCGTTCACGAGAAAAATCCGATTTATTAGTGATAATGGAGACTTTAGCAATAAGAGGGACCCTGTCCAACAAACAACAGCAATACCTGCAACACTTACAGAAAGGCTTTGCAGGTGAACAAGCCTTTGACCAAATGACTACGCAATTAAAAGATAACTTTTTCATTTTAACTGATTTATTTTTACAGCCTCATTTATCAAATACATTTCAAATGCATTTCAAATGCATTTCAAATTGA